The stretch of DNA gaggtctcttccttatggacaccaagatgataataaggtgaggtctcttccttatggacaccaagatgataataaggtgaggtctcttccttatggacaccaagatgataacaaggtgaggtctcttccttatggacaccaagaagataacaaggtgaggtctcttccttatggacaccaagatgataataaggtgaggtctcttccttatggacaccaagatgataataaggtagaggtctcttccttatggacaccaagatgataataaggtgaggtctcttccttatgggacaccaagatgataataaggtgaggtctcttccttatggacaccaagatgataataaggtgaggtctcttccttatggacaccaagatgataataaggtgaggtctcttccttatggacaccaagatgataataaggtgaggtctcttccttatggacaaccaagatgataataaggtgaggtctcttccttatggacaccaagatgataataaggtgaggtctcttccttatggacaccagatgataataaggtgaggtctcttccttatggacaccaagatgataataggtgaggtctcttccttatggacaccaagatgagaTAGgttgaggtctcttccttatggacaccaagatgataataaggtgaggtctctttccttatggacaccaagatgataataaggtgaggtctcttccttatggacaccaagattgataataaggtgaggtctcttccttatggacaccaagatgataataaggtgaggtctcttccttatggaaccaagatgataataaggtggaggtctcttccttatggacaccaagatgataataaggtgaggtctcttccttatggacacaagatgataataaggtgaggtctcttccttatggacaccaagatgataattaaggtgaggtctcttccttatggacaccaagatgataataagggaggtctcttccttatggacacaaGATGATAATAAGTGAGGGTCTCTTcctatggacaccaagatgataataaggtgaggtctcttccttatggacaccagatgataataaggtgagggtCTCTTTCTTCCTTATGACACcaaagatgataataaggtgaggtctcttccttatggacaccaagatgataataaggtgaggtctcttccttatggacaccaagatgataataaggtgaggtctcttccttatggacaccaagatgataataaggtgaggtctcttccttatggacaccaagatgataataaggtgaggtctcttccttatggacaccaagatgataataaggtgaggtctcttccttatggacaccaagatgataataaggtgaggtctcttccttatggacaccaagatgataataaggtgaggtctcttccttatggacaccaagatgataataatgtgaggtctcttccttatggacaccaagatgataataaggtgaggtctcttccttatggacaccaagatgataataaggtgaggtctcttccttatggacaccaagatgataataaggtgaggtctcttccttatggacaccaagatgataataaggtgaggtctcttccttatggacaccaagatgataataaggtgaggtctcttccttatggacaccaagatgataataaggtgaggtctctccttatggacaccaagatgataataaggtgaggtctcttccttatggacaccaagatgataacaaggtgaggtctcttccttatggacaccaagatgataataaggtgaggtctcttccttatggacaccaagatgataataaggtgaggtctcttccttatggacaccaagatgataataaggtgaggtctctgccttatggacaccaagatgataataaggtgaggtctctgccttatggacaccaagatgataataaggagaggtctcttccttatggacaccaagatgataataaggtgaggtctcttccttatggacaccaagatgataataaggtgaggtctcttccttatggacaccaagatgataataaggtgaggtctcttccttatggacaccaagatgataataaggagaggtctcttccttatggacaccaagatgataacaaggtgaggtctcttccttatggacaccaagatgataacaaggtgaggtctcttccttatggacaccaagatgataataaggtgaggtctcttccttatggacaccaagatgataataaggtgaggtctcttccttatggacaccaagatgataataaggtgaggtctcttccttatggacaccaagatgataacaaggtgaggtctcttccttatggacaccaagatgataataaggtgaggttgACCTGCTAAATAAATTACCTCAATATGTCTGTATTCAACCAATCAGGGCTTTGAGCGAACATGAGCTCTCCATTTTCAACAAGGTCTTGAAAAACCTCTTCATACTCCCCATATCTGCATCCCAGAACATCTTCTCAAACTGAGGATGGTCATCACCattatcaccaccatcaccatcatcatcaccatcatcaccatggtCATCGTCCTCATCATCAAGGCTTCTCCTCATCATCCACATTATGTAATGCGGTTCCCTCATCTCCTTCATCACGCCATGGTGACTCCTCATTTCCCTCATCTTGTCACGGATTCCCCGCATGACGTCATGGCGACTCCTCATCATCATGACTCCATCGCCATCATCATGGCTTCTCCTGGCTTGGTCTGTAAACGCTGACAGATTGAACTTGAAGTGAACTGGAATGTCCTCAGTGTGGATGTGTTTAAAGAGTTGTCTGCCATCTGCATGTGTCAACAGGTTCACCATCTTCTTTCTCTTCTCCCATCTCTTCATTTCTTTACAATCTTCAGAGTCTACATCCCTAAACGCAGCCGCGTCGCACACAGAGCACAGAGCATTGACCCCGATCTGGCCCAAATCTAATGATCTACACTTGTCTTGTCTATCATAGATAATGGTGAGAGAGAAGGGAATCTGAAATCCATCCTGGTAATTGATTTCATATATCATTGTAGATACCTCGTCATCTTGGGGTAGCTTGAAACGGAAACCATTCTCCCACTGAACTCCCAGGATGTAGTTGATCATCAGAGACATTACCTGGTCTTTGTCTCCCAGCAGATAGATTGTCCTCATAGTCCTGGAACTCTGCTCTCCAAACCTGAGCCTGGCTACTTTACCCACCGGCTGTATCGTCTCCATGGGGATGTCATAAACAGACGGCGAGCCAGAGTGCTTCAGTTTACTCTTTTCTTTTATATCGTCAGCCAATCCTGTGGTCTTTGAGAGAGTGGTGATGATGACTGGTGTGCTCCACTTGCTGATTCCAGCTTCACCACAGTCGTATCTGACTCTCACTGTGTACTTTGTGAGTGACTGCAGTCCGGCGATGATGCAAACGTTGTCTTTGGAAGTCCTCTTCATCCACTCtgcctcctcctcactctcttctGTGGGCACCTCTTTGTATTCTACCACATAGTTCTGAATCTTGACCCCTTGTCCAATCACAGACGGCGTTGGACAGCATACCATGAGCTCAGAGGAGTAGGCTTTGATTTCAGGCTTACTGGGAGGGCAGGAAGGCAAGGTTCTGATAATGTCACTGACCTCGCTGTCTGGACCAAAGCCTGCTGAACACACGGCTCTGTATTTGAACTTGTATCCTGTACTGGGAAGCAGTCCTGACACTGTGTAGGCTGCGTGGGATTCAGATGTCTTCTCGCTGCTCCATCCACCTTTCTCATCAATACAGTATTCAATCAGGTAGTGGGTGACGTCATGGCCTCCCCTATCAGGAGGGAGCAACTCCAGCGTCACACTGTTGTGAGTTCTGTCACGTGCTGTGGGCTTCTCAGGTTTAGATGGAGGTTCCAAATGCTCGTTTCTTATGGATCCATTCTCATAAAGGTAAATGCTGGCTCCTTCTTGTTCCTTGTTGGGAATGGAGGCCAAGAGGAAACGTGTTTGTGTGGCCTCTTTGTTAGCTTCTGCAAAATCTTTGAAAAGTCCAGCTTGCTTGTCCATGTCATCAAATATGTTATCAGAGTGGTACCAACTTGTCAGACCAGGTTTAACTGGAACTAAGGCTTGTGTGCTCTCAGAGCTTGGGGAATCCAAAGCTGACAGGACAGGGTCCTCGCACCCCAGAGAGGTGAAAGTGAAACATACAACAAGCTTCACCTTTGGGTTCAAGACCTCTTTGTCAAGTTCCCTATTCGATGTGACTATCTTGGTGGAACACGTCTGACTGTAGTCCTCCGTAATCATCCTTAGGAATCGATCAACCACATTAATCTCTCTCTCAATGCGATCCATACATTCACTGAGGATGTTGCTGTTGAAACGGAACTCTTGCTGCTTTTTCAAGAAGTCGGACAactccctctcttccttttctCCCCCTCTAATAGATGGAAGGAGGTCCGCCAAAGTAGTCTTCAAATGTTCTGTGAAACACAGTTTTTTGAAAGTTTTCACTTTGGCATCAATTTCCTTGAAGTATCTTACTGGCTTGCTTCTCATTGCATCATTGCATCTCATCTCTAGCTCACTGAGGTCTTCCAGCGCAGTCTGCCATTGGTCAACTAAGCTTCCACTGATCTGACAAACCATCTGGGCGGCAGTGGGGTCCAATTCTTTTAACGGAAGTAGATTCACTTGCACAGGAACCCCCTCACCTACCTTCTGAGGCAAGGTTTTGTAGGTGTCCATGGCATCTTTAAAAGATACAGGATTGTTTTCCAGGAGAACGTCCCCATGGAATCTACAAGAGAACTTCTCGGTTTTAGTTTCAGAAGTGTTCTTCTTGTCTAAATCACTCTCACCCCCAATAGAAACGTAGGGAACGCTATTAAGCTTCACTTTAAAGTTTCCCTCAATGTCTTTACGGTCCTCGCCACTTGAGACCTCACGATCAAACACAAAGAAAGCATTTGCTCCATAAAGTATACCTGTGACCACATGTGTAGCTATGCCTTCCCTAAAAATCTCCTTGTACTTTATGTGTTCCTGCCCAAGTTGGTTCATGGACAGTTGAGTGTTTTTCTTAGTGGTGGTGTAACAAAGTGTGACTCTCGCCTGATTCTGAGATTCTTTAACATCTTTCAAATACTTAGCTGATCCCTC from Salmo trutta unplaced genomic scaffold, fSalTru1.1, whole genome shotgun sequence encodes:
- the LOC115184222 gene encoding uncharacterized protein LOC115184222, with product MDPCSNRTSSLAALGRPFSLGMLYDCRNDYLIPGLTLWDEEALRKHIITTDEPFTDFKVITSDSTADKYSVLNVNGSLKASCLAGLVKVEGSAKYLKDVKESQNQARVTLCYTTTKKNTQLSMNQLGQEHIKYKEIFREGIATHVVTGILYGANAFFVFDREVSSGEDRKDIEGNFKVKLNSVPYVSIGGESDLDKKNTSETKTEKFSCRFHGDVLLENNPVSFKDAMDTYKTLPQKVGEGVPVQVNLLPLKELDPTAAQMVCQISGSLVDQWQTALEDLSELEMRCNDAMRSKPVRYFKEIDAKVKTFKKLCFTEHLKTTLADLLPSIRGGEKEERELSDFLKKQQEFRFNSNILSECMDRIEREINVVDRFLRMITEDYSQTCSTKIVTSNRELDKEVLNPKVKLVVCFTFTSLGCEDPVLSALDSPSSESTQALVPVKPGLTSWYHSDNIFDDMDKQAGLFKDFAEANKEATQTRFLLASIPNKEQEGASIYLYENGSIRNEHLEPPSKPEKPTARDRTHNSVTLELLPPDRGGHDVTHYLIEYCIDEKGGWSSEKTSESHAAYTVSGLLPSTGYKFKYRAVCSAGFGPDSEVSDIIRTLPSCPPSKPEIKAYSSELMVCCPTPSVIGQGVKIQNYVVEYKEVPTEESEEEAEWMKRTSKDNVCIIAGLQSLTKYTVRVRYDCGEAGISKWSTPVIITTLSKTTGLADDIKEKSKLKHSGSPSVYDIPMETIQPVGKVARLRFGEQSSRTMRTIYLLGDKDQVMSLMINYILGVQWENGFRFKLPQDDEVSTMIYEINYQDGFQIPFSLTIIYDRQDKCRSLDLGQIGVNALCSVCDAAAFRDVDSEDCKEMKRWEKRKKMVNLLTHADGRQLFKHIHTEDIPVHFKFNLSAFTDQARRSHDDGDGVMMMRSRHDVMRGIRDKMREMRSHHGVMKEMREPHYIMWMMRRSLDDEDDDHGDDGDDDGDGGDNGDDHPQFEKMFWDADMGSMKRFFKTLLKMESSCSLKALIG